ACTTTTTTGATTTCGTGATTTATACCTTTTAACTCATCATGAATTTGTTTGTACTCCGCATTTACTTTTTCATTATCGGCATAAATTTGTTTATGTCGCGTGTGTTTCTCTTTTATTTCCTCATGGCTTAGTAAATTACTATCTAATAGATCGTGATCTACAACACCCTCATTTTTTAACTTATTCGTTACCTTGTCTAAGTCTTTATTTTTCTCTTTGTACCAATCAATGTTTTCATCAATATTTTGTTTAAAATTCTTATATAAATTATTAATCTTTAAGATTTTTTCTCGCGCTTCTTTTTCTTCCCTCTCTATAAGCTCTTGCACCCTTTTTGCTTTTAAGATTTGCTCCTCTTGATCTTGAATTTTATCGATATCTTTATCTACTTCAAAGCTTTTAACTTTAGTTTCAACTGCTTTTTCAAGTCCCGATATATCAACTGTTATACCGTTTGCTGCAGCTTCATTAGCCAGACTTTTTATATCTCCTAAAAGATAATCAGCCTGCACGCGAGAATATACATTTTCCAATTCTGTTTTTAATTTGTTTAATTTTTCCTTTATAATCTCGTTTACACTTAGCATAATGATTACCATCTTTTAGTTACTAAATACGTTAACAAATCTTAATACATCAGTCAAGAGATATTAAAGTATTTTAGTAAAGTATTATTCCTGAATCTCCAGCCATTCATTTAATAACAAATCTCGCTGCTGCTTATACAAACTTAATTGCCGTGTTATCAGATTATACTTAGCAGGATCGGCTAAATATAAATTACTATCATAAAGTTCTGTTTCTAAATTTTTAATTTGTAATTCTAATTTTTCTATTTCTAACGGCAAAGTTTCAAGTAAACGTTGATATTTATAAGATAGTTTTTTATTTTGAGATTCTTTATAGGAAGGCGAGGAGGAAGGGGGTTTTGTAAGTTTTTTTGTAGAAGGCGCGCTTGAAAAATATTGTTTATAATCTTCATAACCTCCTGTTAAATCAATAATTTTTCCTTGCGTAAAAACTAAAGTCCTAGTAGCTAATTTATCTAAAAAATCACGATCATGGCTAACAACTATTAATGTTCCCGAATAATCTGCAAGTATATCTAGCAAAATTTCTAAGCTATCCATATCCAAATCGTTGGTTGGCTCATCTAAAATAAGCAAATTCCCCGGATTAATTAAAATTCCGGCAAGTAATAATCTATTCGCTTCGCCACCGGATAAAATAGAGGTTTTAGCATTAAGCAGCTTCGGGTCAAACATAAATTGTTTCAAATAACCGGCTACATGCATAGTTTTCCCGGGCAAAAATATCTGATCACCACCGGTGGGACACAAAGTTTGCTGCAAAGTACGGTTAGGATTTAGCTTTTCTCGATGTTGATCAAAATAGGAGATATCTAAATTACCGCCATATATCACTTTACCGGTTTCGGGCGATAGTTGCTTAGTTAATAATTTGATGAATGTCGATTTTCCTGAGCCGTTTGCTCCGATTACTCCTATTTTTTCGCCTTTTTTCACTCGAAAACTAAAATTATCGATAATCTTATTACCGTTATAACCAAAGGAAACACTATCTACTTCTATAATAAATTTGCTTTTAGCAATATTTTCCGTAAGTTCTGCTTGGATTTTTTGCTTTGATCTAGATAACTTTTCTGCATGCTCTCTTGATATTTCTCTTAAAGCTCTAAGCTCGCCGAGCCTCTTTTGATTTCGTTTACGTCTAGCCGTAACTCCGGCATTTAACCAATCATTTTCTTGCTCTAATTTTTTATTTAATTTTCTTAAAGTCGCTTCTTCTTGTGCCACGATAATTGTTTGCCATTCATCGAAATATTTAAAGCCTTGCTCGGATTTACGCAAAACTCCGCGATCAAGCCACCAAATTTTGTTAGTAACGTTTGATAAAAAAGCTCTATCATGGCTAACGCAAATAATAGCACCGCTATAAGATTTAACAAATTCTTCTAACCACTCAATTGTTTTGATATCAAGGTGATTAGTCGGCTCGTCAAGCAATAATATTTCTGGCTCTAATACTAAAGCTTTAGCAAGGTAGGCTCTTCTAATCTGCCCACCTGAATAAGCAGATAAATTATCACTCCCTTTGATTTCTAATTTTTCTAAAATTATATCGATTTGATATTTATCTATTTTTTTATCAAGAGCTGCAGCTGCAATAAAATCGTAAACACTAACGCTTAAATTATTGATAACATCTTGTGTTAAATAGCCTACTTCCGCGATAGGGTCTTTAAATAACTCGCCTTTATCTAATTCATAAGTTCCTGATATTACTTTCATAAGGCTAGATTTACCGCAGCCGTTACGACCGACTAGACAAATTTTATCACCTTTATAAAGGTAAAGCTCTAGGTTTGATAAAATAACTTTATCGGCAAAATTTAAATTACCGTTTTTAATATAATATATCGGCGTCATAAAATTTATTTGTGGAAGGGGTATAAAGGCAAATTAGAAAGTGTATTTTTGACAAATATTTCTGATGTCATTCCTAGCTGCAGCGGGCTTTGTTGTATGGCTACCAGAATCGTCATGGCGAGGCGCCTCTTGGCGCCGTGGCCATCTAAGTATAAATATATTTTTATACTAAACTTGTTTAGTATTCTAATTAAATCCCGAATGTAATTCGGGATAGTCTGGATGGCCACAGCCACTTCGTGGCTTCGCTATGACGGATTTTTATTACTTTTTGAGCTATGCAACAAAGCTGCGACCAAAGGGAGTGCGGCAATCCGGAAAATAATAATTTACATAGCATTTTGTACTAATTTTTTCCCGGATTGCCACGTCGGGATTACGTCCCTCCTCGCAATGACGGTGTGGGGGCTACCCACCTATGATAGATAGAGTCTAAAATCCTAAACTTTCTTTATTACTAAACTTGCATTAGTACCGCCAAAGCCGAAAGAATTAGATAAAACATAATCGATTTTTGCTTTTTTAGCTTGCAACCCTACTAAGTCTATTTTAACTTCTTCCATGGGGTTTTCTAAATTCAATGTCGGCGGCGCGATTTGATCTTGAATTGCCAGAATAGAAAATATTAGCTCAACACTTCCGGCAGCTCCCAGTAAGTGACCGATCGATGATTTTGTGGAAGACATTAAAACTTTTGGATTAGCTTCTAAAAATAATCTTTGTACCGCTGCTAATTCAATTGCATCACCTATTATTGTTGAAGTCCCATGAGCATTAATATAATTAATCATCTCAGCAGGGATATTAGCATCCTTAAGAGCATTACTCATTGCTTTATAAGCTCCTTTTCCTTCAGGATGCGGAGAAGTAATATGATACGCATCACCCGTTGAGCCGTACCCGACAATCTCCGCGTAAATTTTAGCACCTCTTCTAACTGCATGCTCATATTCTTCCAAAACTACGACTCCGGCTCCTTCCCCCATGACAAAACCGTTACGATTTTGATCCCAAGGTCTGGAAGCAAATTCAGGAATATCATTATATTTTGTAGATAAAGCCCTTGCCGCAACAAATCCCGCTACTCCTACCGGTGTTACCGGAGCTTCTGCGCCGCCGGCAATCATAACATCCGCATAACCGTATTTTATAATGCGCATGGCATCGCCTATAGCATGCGCTCCGGTAGAACAAGCAGTTACTGCCGCTTGATTTGGACCGCTAAAGCCGTATTTTATAGAAACAAGACCGGATAAAAGATTGATTAAGGAAGCAGGTATAAAAAACGGACTAACTTTTCCGTTATTTTCTTGATGCAATTTTACGGAGGTGTCCTCTATCATCTTAAGACCGCCGATGCCGGAACCGAGTATTAAACCGGTTCTATCACAAGATGCTTCATCCTTAGGTAGCCAACCGCTATCTTCGATTGCTTCGGTTGCCGCAGCAACTCCGTAATGGATAAATCTATCCATTTTACTTAACTTGTTTACCTCTGCGGGATCGGTAAAATTCTCAAGCTTAAAACCGTGTTCTTCTGAACTATCAATAAGACCGGCAATTTTACAGGCAAGATTTGAAGTATCAAATTCCGTAATAGTTTTGATTCCGCTACGCCCCTCTATAATACCGTTCCAAGATAATTTTACATCAAGCCCTAGAGGAGTAACAAGTCCAAGCCCGGTAATAACTACTCTTTTAGTTGACATTTTCTTATATTTTCAAAAATTTCAGATTAGAAAATTAGTTTACGCAGATATAGATTGTTGTTTTTGGATATAGTTTACAACATCCGATACGGTTAGTATTTTACTTGCTTCTTCATCGGATATATCAATTTTATATTTAGCCTCTATTGTCATCATCAATTCGACCGTACTTAAACTGTCAGCTTTAAGGTCCTCTTTTAATCGTGATTCAGCACTTATCGTATCTTTTTTTACTCCTAACGTAATAGCAACAATTTCAATAACATCTTGTTCGACACTATTCATTGTACTCATAATTGAACTCCGTAAATCGTTTAAACTAAATAAATTGTTTATATTTCTATATCTTCAAGAATTAAATATTCTTGAAAGCAAAAAAATATATTCCCTTGAACTTAAAAAGAGCGGCTTATTTTTAGATAAACGCCATACTCAAGTGGTGTGAAGAAGAGTATACAGCGTCATTCAGAAAGCTTGATACAAGTGAATTTTTCGGCATTCGCCTGTACTCACGTACTTTAAGTACGGTAGCTTAGCTCTTCCTCAAATTCATCTTGTCTGAAGCTTTCTGAATTTAGCTGTACCTTACCTAAATTCAAAAAAGCCTTACCTTAAATCAAAACTTTTAGCATAAAAAATTATTTTATGCTAGCATAAAATAATCATATTAATCTTTATCGTCAATCTATATAGTAAATTTCCTTAAATTTAATTCAAATCTCCGTTAGTAAACTGATGGTTATACCATCAGCATACCGCCATTTACGTGAATAGTTTGACCCGTAACGTAAGCAGCCTCGTCACTTGCTAAAAAGGCTACCGCATTTGCTATGTCTTCGGGTTTACCGTAAGCTTTAAGAGGAATCTTTTGTAATATAGCTTCTTTCTGCGCTTCATTTAATTTACCGGTCATATTAGACTCAATAAAACCGGGGGCTACTGCATTAATTGTTATCCCGCGGGTTGCAACTTCATAGGCTAAAGATTTGGTCATACCGATAAGCCCTGCTTTTGAAGCACAATAATTAGCTTGTCCCGCATTACCGGAAACCGCAACTACCGAAGCTATATTAATTATCCGACCGTATTTATTCGGCATCATTTTCTTTATAGCTTCACGATTTAAAATAAAATTAGCTTTTAAATTTATATCGATAACTTTATCAAATTCCTCATCTTTCATTCTTATAGCTAACATATCCTTAGTAATACCCGCATTACATACTAAAATATCTAGCTGCGGGGCAGCGGCTATTAAATTAGCGCATTCATCGGGATTTGCTAAGTCGCATGTTATCGCGGTATAATTATCTTTTAAAATACTCCCTAGACTCTTTAATTTTTCTTCATTACTACCGCTAATAATTACATGACTTCCGAGTTTATGCATTAATTTAGCAATGGCGCCGCCGATAGCACCCGTTGCACCGGTAATTAAAGCTGTTTTATTTGTTAAATCTATCATTTTTATTTTCCTTTACAAAATTGGACCAAAAGCCTGGAAGAATCGGATTTTTGATATCATTCCCGCGCTGCATTGTTTGCGTAAATAAGAAATTAACAAAAAAATCCCGTCATTGGGAGGATATGCTAGCTATATCCGTGGCAATCTAATTTTTGTCATGCTGAACTTGTTTCAGCATCTCTTGCATTCGATGTCATTCCCGCCTGCGCGGGAATCCAGAAAAATTATAGTCATCCTGAATTTATTTCAGGATCTACTAAAGATGCTGAAACAAGTTCAGCATGACAAAGAAAAGCCTGGATTCCCGCTAGGCATTGTTGCATGGCTCGAAAATTAATAAAAAACTCGTCATTGCGAAGCCACGAAGTGGCTGCGGCAATCCAGGCTATCCCGAATTACATTCGGGATTTAATTAGAATACTAAACAAGTTTAGTATAAAAATATGTTTATACTTGATTGCCGCGTCGGCACTTTGTGCCTCCTCGCAATGACGATTCTGGTAGCCATGCAACAATGCCTACGACTCCTCGCAATGACGTTTGAGATATCCACGCAGCAATGACATCAAGAACGTTTTACTATCTGTGCTTATTCTTCTTCACTATCTAAACTTACCTTACTGATTTGTGAAGATTTTTGGCGTATTAGCCGTTCAATTTCCGTAGAAATTTCCGGATGTTCCTTTAAATATTGTTTGACGTTCTCCCGCCCTTGCCCGATTCTTGTTTCTCTATAAGAAAACCACGAGCCTGATTTTTCAATCAGTTCAAGTTTAACGCCAAGGTCAATCATTTCTCCTTCCTTTGAAATACCGGAGCCGTACATTATATCAAATTCTGCAGTTCTAAACGGCGGTGATACTTTGTTTTTAACAACTTTTACTTTCGTCTGGCTACCTACTACTTCTTCTTTATCCTTAATGGCGCCGATTCTTCTTATATCAAGCCGTATGGATGCATAAAATTTTAACGCGTTACCGCCGGTCGTAGTTTCCGGGCTACCAAACATAACGCCGATTTTCATCCTGATCTGATTGATAAAAATAACAATACAATTTGTTCTGGAAATCGAAGCCGTAAGTTTCCGCAGTGCCTGACTCATGAGCCTTGCTTGCGAAGCCATATGAGAATCGCCCATTTCTCCCTCTATTTCCGCTTTCGGCACTAACGCCGCCACGCTATCTATTACTACCATGTCAATAGCTCCGGAGCGTACTAAAGTGTCGGTAATCTCAAGA
This genomic window from Rickettsia endosymbiont of Ceutorhynchus obstrictus contains:
- a CDS encoding ABC-F family ATP-binding cassette domain-containing protein encodes the protein MTPIYYIKNGNLNFADKVILSNLELYLYKGDKICLVGRNGCGKSSLMKVISGTYELDKGELFKDPIAEVGYLTQDVINNLSVSVYDFIAAAALDKKIDKYQIDIILEKLEIKGSDNLSAYSGGQIRRAYLAKALVLEPEILLLDEPTNHLDIKTIEWLEEFVKSYSGAIICVSHDRAFLSNVTNKIWWLDRGVLRKSEQGFKYFDEWQTIIVAQEEATLRKLNKKLEQENDWLNAGVTARRKRNQKRLGELRALREISREHAEKLSRSKQKIQAELTENIAKSKFIIEVDSVSFGYNGNKIIDNFSFRVKKGEKIGVIGANGSGKSTFIKLLTKQLSPETGKVIYGGNLDISYFDQHREKLNPNRTLQQTLCPTGGDQIFLPGKTMHVAGYLKQFMFDPKLLNAKTSILSGGEANRLLLAGILINPGNLLILDEPTNDLDMDSLEILLDILADYSGTLIVVSHDRDFLDKLATRTLVFTQGKIIDLTGGYEDYKQYFSSAPSTKKLTKPPSSSPSYKESQNKKLSYKYQRLLETLPLEIEKLELQIKNLETELYDSNLYLADPAKYNLITRQLSLYKQQRDLLLNEWLEIQE
- the fabF gene encoding beta-ketoacyl-ACP synthase II; its protein translation is MSTKRVVITGLGLVTPLGLDVKLSWNGIIEGRSGIKTITEFDTSNLACKIAGLIDSSEEHGFKLENFTDPAEVNKLSKMDRFIHYGVAAATEAIEDSGWLPKDEASCDRTGLILGSGIGGLKMIEDTSVKLHQENNGKVSPFFIPASLINLLSGLVSIKYGFSGPNQAAVTACSTGAHAIGDAMRIIKYGYADVMIAGGAEAPVTPVGVAGFVAARALSTKYNDIPEFASRPWDQNRNGFVMGEGAGVVVLEEYEHAVRRGAKIYAEIVGYGSTGDAYHITSPHPEGKGAYKAMSNALKDANIPAEMINYINAHGTSTIIGDAIELAAVQRLFLEANPKVLMSSTKSSIGHLLGAAGSVELIFSILAIQDQIAPPTLNLENPMEEVKIDLVGLQAKKAKIDYVLSNSFGFGGTNASLVIKKV
- the acpP gene encoding acyl carrier protein: MSTMNSVEQDVIEIVAITLGVKKDTISAESRLKEDLKADSLSTVELMMTIEAKYKIDISDEEASKILTVSDVVNYIQKQQSISA
- the fabG gene encoding 3-oxoacyl-ACP reductase FabG, which encodes MIDLTNKTALITGATGAIGGAIAKLMHKLGSHVIISGSNEEKLKSLGSILKDNYTAITCDLANPDECANLIAAAPQLDILVCNAGITKDMLAIRMKDEEFDKVIDINLKANFILNREAIKKMMPNKYGRIINIASVVAVSGNAGQANYCASKAGLIGMTKSLAYEVATRGITINAVAPGFIESNMTGKLNEAQKEAILQKIPLKAYGKPEDIANAVAFLASDEAAYVTGQTIHVNGGMLMV
- the recA gene encoding recombinase RecA, yielding MDKDKAIAAALAQIEKSYGKGSVMKLGERPNVDIEAISTGSLGLDIALGIGGVPKGRVIEIFGPESSGKTTLTLHLIAEAQKKGGTCAFIDAEHALDPAYAKKLGVNIDELIISQPDTGEQALEITDTLVRSGAIDMVVIDSVAALVPKAEIEGEMGDSHMASQARLMSQALRKLTASISRTNCIVIFINQIRMKIGVMFGSPETTTGGNALKFYASIRLDIRRIGAIKDKEEVVGSQTKVKVVKNKVSPPFRTAEFDIMYGSGISKEGEMIDLGVKLELIEKSGSWFSYRETRIGQGRENVKQYLKEHPEISTEIERLIRQKSSQISKVSLDSEEE